The DNA segment GGCGCGAATTGTCGCGCCAGGCGGTTGCAGATGGATCTGCCCTTGACTGTTTTTACCGCAATGTCGAACTTCAGGGCGGTGATCCGAATCAGCTTCAGAAGATGCTCGGCAGCTTTCGCGCGCCGGTTTCGCTGCCGGTTACGGCACGGTCCTCCGGCTGGGTAGCCGGGATTGATGCACTGGAGATCGGACTCGCCGGGATTCCTCTCGGGGTGGGTCGCAGCAAAACCACTGATCAGGTTCGTCCGGATGTCGGGTTCATGTTTGATGTAACCCTGGGGGATCGGGTAGATTCGGGTGACCGGCTGTGCACAGTATATGCGGCTGATCAGGCCTCGGCCGAGTCTGCTGCCGCCAGGGTTCTGGGCGCTGTAGAGCTTGCACCGGAACAGCCCGCCATCAGAGAATCATTGATCGTCAAGGAGATGCTCCCGAAATGATCTGGGAAAAACCACCAATAGATCGCCAGCTGGTACGCCGGTTGGCCGAAAGCTACGAAATTTCACCCCTGGTGGCGGCGATCCTTGTCCGACGCGGTCTGACCGAGCCGGAGGATGTGCAGTTTATCCTCGAGGAGGATCTGCGCAGTCTGCACAATCCGTTTCTTTTCGAGGACATGGAGACTGCAGTCGACCGGATTATGGCTGCAATCGAGGAGGGGGAGCGCATCCTGGTTTACGGAGATCGTGATGCAGACGGCATGACCAGTATCGCTCTCATGGTTTCCACCCTTGAGGAGCTGGGCGCGGATGTACGATGGCGCTTGCCAATGGGGGATGATCCCTATGGGCTCACCATCGCCGCTGTCGAGGAGTTTGCCCGCGATAGCGGCACCCTCATCATAACGGTGGACTGCGGCAGCACCAATGTGCAGGAGATTCGCCGGGCAGAGGATCTTGGTATCGATACCATCGTGATCGACCACCATAATCTCCAGGAGGAAATACCCCCGGCGCTTGCCTTGATCAACCCCAAGGTTCCTGATTGCGGCTATCCTTTCGACGGTCTGTGCGGCTGCGGTGTAACAGCCAAGGTGGTCTGGGCGTTGCAGTTTGCGCGTACCAACTGGTACAAGGAGCCGATCTGCTTGCTCCAGGTTACCCCGGGGAATGACTCGGTGATAGTCGATGCGGTAAAGCTTCGCAATCTGGTAGAGGTTGAGCGCATCAGAGAGTTCCTGGTTGCCGGTGTGGTGTCGATCCAGGATACCCGGTTGTTCGGTTTTTTGCAGGATCAACAGATTCTGGCCTATGATGTGCCGCCGCAGCAAAAGCTGCTGCAGCAGGTGTTCGGTCAGGGGGTCGAATTCCAGATGGTCGATACTGCCGAAGAGATTGCCGGGGTATTCCCCCCGCTACGCGGGAAAAGCCTGCTGCGCATGCAGCAAAAAAGCCGCAAGCGACGTTTTACCGGCAGCGAAGACGAGATCGATACCTTCTGCACCCTGTTTCGTGCGTTTGTCTTTCGCAAGGATGAAATACTCGAGCGAAGACTGCAGTCCTCGCTGGATCTCGCGGCGATGGGAACGATCGCCGACATGATGCCGCTGCGCAACGAAAATCGCACCATAGTGAAAGCCGGGCTTCGAACCCTTGCCAATACCCCTCGGCCCGGCTTACGGCGGCTGCTTGAGCTGCAGGGTGTCTCCGGAGTGGAGCTGAGTGCACAGACCGTTGCCTGGCAAGTGACCCCGGTATTGAATGCTGGTGGACGCATGGGGCGACCGGACCTTGTGGTAAAGCTGTTGTTGAGCACCGAGCAGCACGAGGTGCTAAGCCTTGCTGATGAGGTTCGCGGCATGAATGAGCAGCGCAAAAAAATCGGCAGCGATGCCTGGAAACGGATTCTTCCAGCCGCAAGAAAGAGCATCGAACGATTCGGGGATCGGCTGGCGATCGTGTTCGACCCGGGTATCCATCGCGGAGTTACCGGCATTCTTGCCGGTCGACTGGCCCGTACCCTGGGAATTCCCAGTGCGGTAGTAACCGAGGTCGAGAATCATGCAGTGGGCTCGATACGCAGTTCGAACGGGGTGCCGGTCACCCCGATTCTTCGTGCTGTTGAATCGGTTTTTACCGACTGGGGCGGGCATGACTTTGCTGCCGGATTCAATCTGCCGAAAGCTGATGTAGACCAATTGCTTGCCGGTCTGGCCGCCGCTGCCGATGGCTTCCCGTTTGCTGAACAGAAAGAGGAAGTGTTGCAGATTGATGCCGAACTCCCTCATCAGTACCTCGAACCGGGGCTGGAAGCAATAGTATCGATCTTCGGCCCCTTCGGACAGGAGCACGATCAGCTGATGTTTCTCGGAAAAAATCTGCATATTGAACAGCTGGATATTGTAGGCAAGAGTGAACAGTCTCATGTCAAACTGCTGCTGGGGACCAGTCAGTACAAATGGCCGGCAATGTTCTGGAATGCCGCGGAGCGGGTAAACCAGGATTTCAGTAAGGGTGACAGGGTAGATGTGGTATTTCATCTGGGAAAAAACACCTATCAGAACAAGACCATTCCGCAGCTTCTGATAGTCGACATCCGCCGGGTTAGCGCGTAAACTACAGATATGAAACTGCTTGCTGCTTTTCTGGTCACCCTTCTGTTTTTTGTCTCCGCTGCGGCTGCCGCGGATTTCCAGGGGATTGTCCTGCCGGGATCCGAATCTGATTTCCCGCAGGGCGGGGCTATAGCCGGACATGTCGCCGACACCGCCGGATCCGGGTATACCGTGCGCCTGGAAACTGCCAGTGGTGACACTGAGGTTCGCGTCCGGAGTTTTTCTGCCTACGGCATGGAATGGTTTGTGCTGCCGCTCAGGTTCGATCTGCCTCCTGACGATTATCTTCTGCGGGCAATTCCGCACGATCCATCAGCGGTGCAGCTTGATGCGATCCCGGTCACGGTCCGAAACCGGGACTTCCCCCGCCAGGAAATCAGACTTACGCGTGAGGTCAGTGATCTGCGACGTACGGTTGATCCGCGCAGGGAGGAAGAATCGGCCCGACTGTGGGAGATACTCAGCACTACATCTGAAGACGCCCTCTATCATTTCGGGAGCATGATCATCCCGCTGAACGCCGACTATCGAACAACCAGCGATTTTGCCCATCAGCGGATCTTTCTGTATGACGATGGTACCAGTGCCCGCAGTGTGCACTGGGGCTGGGATCTGGCTGCTCCTACCGGGACAGAGGTTGTCGCACCTGGCGGCGGGCGGGTAGTACTCGCCAGCGACCGACTGATTACCGGTAACAGCATTGTTCTGGAGCACCTGCCAGGTATGTATTCCCTGTTCTACCATATGGACAGTCTCGCAGTTGCAGAGGGCGATGTGGTGGAGCCTGGAGCCATACTTGGCACCGTTGGTTCTACCGGGGTTTCGACCGGACCACACCTGCACTGGGAGCTGCGGATCGCAACCGTGCCGGTGCAGCCGAATCACTTTCTTGAGCACCCATTGCTTGACACCGGGGCTGCTTTTCCGGATAATGTACCCTCGAATGGGCAACCGCACAGGTAATTTTTGCCCCGGAGGGAGGTGAGTTTTATCGCTCACATCAAGATTGATGACGCAGAGAATCTGGAAAAAGCCATCAAGCGCTTCAAGCGCATGGTAGAAAAAGAGGGAATCATCCGCGAGTGGAAGAAGCGTGAATACTACGAGAAACCCTCCACCATCCGTAACCGGAAAAAGAAATCAATGGAACGCAAGATCCAGAAGAAGATTCGCAAGGCACAGAATTCCAAGAATTACTGATGTTTCTGTTGCGTGTCAGCCACCTGAGCCTCAGGTGGCTTTTTTTTTGCTCGTATGGTGCACACCAAGCATCTGCAGACAATCCGCTGCCGTCACTATTGTCTCTCTCCGGGAAGGCTGGTATCCTTACTGCCATGCGAATGATTCTGGCCATATGTGGTGCAATGCTGTTACTTGGCTGTACCGGCGCCCCGCCGCAGCTTGATTTTCTGGAGCTCTACCCCCTGCGTACCATGGAACCGGACAGCGCTGTTTTTGGCTGGGAGCTGCACAGCCTCGCCAAGGTGTATGACGAGGATGGCTATAGCAACCTCGAATCGTTCTACCTGATCAACGATGAAAGATATCTGTACTGGGTCAGCGAGCGCGACAGCTGGCAGCTTGTCGAACTGAATAACGAAAACTGGATAGGTCTGGGGCGACTGGTAATCCCGGCGGCAGGCGATATTCCCGGCACCTACCGGGGTGTGTTGACCGATGCATCCGGTGCACAGGCTGAACGCTCGGTAACCCTGCCGTCACCGCCGGATGATACTGCATTGCAGCCGCGTATGCAGATTGCAGACGGGGTGATCGAGCTGGAGAGTGAGCATGCAACGCATCGGATAACAGTCTACACTGCCGGCGGCAGATATATTGCAGCACATGATACCGAGGAGAGATCGCTCCCGCTTGGACGTATCACCTCGCAGCGCGGTGAACTGCAGTTGTTTGTGCAGACAATTGAACCGGTACGTGGTTATCTGTTCCGTACCGGCCCGTACCGGATTCAGCGTCAGGAATGAAAAAACAACCGCTTCAGACGTCGGGCACCGTCTCTGAAGCGATCCTTCCAGCGTGGCCACCAATCCTTACCATAACGCTCGGAGAAATCCATAACTGCCTGCTGGATCGGATAGGCCTCGCCGTATTTCTCTTTGAGTTCATGCCAGTGCCGAACAGCCCACACATAGACATCAGCCGCGGTGCGGCCGGGGAAGCGCGCTGAAAGCCCGTGGGCAGTCACGATCTCGGTAATCGGCTTGAACACGTTTTCGTACCACGACTCGATCGCCTTTTCGAGCGGGATTTCCTCGGTGTAGTTCTGATTGATATAGTATTTATGTGCATAGATATGCTGGATTACCTCGGCGTAGCGCCCGGGAGCGCTGAACTCCAGGTCGTAATCGGGGACAACCTGGTGAAATGGTATGGTTGCATAGAACTGCTGTTTTTCATACTGCAGTACTGAGTGCAGCAGGTCATCCTTGGTCATATCCGGATGGATAGAGACCTCGGAGTTCAGGGATATGACCTCTGCATCGATTGCCTGGACCCCCTGCATGGCAGCAACAGACACGCGGTGGTTACCGTCCCGTACAAAGTATACCCCCCCGATCTCGTAGAGCTGGATTGGCGGCAGAATGATACTGCTCAGATGGGCCTGGTCTACGCGAGCCCATCGGTTGCGCAGATGTTCGTGCCTGGGCAGGAAGCGCTTGTTGAAATCCCGGTAGCGCCCTTCGCTGCCGACAATCTTGTTGATCGGCACCACCTGCAGTCCCCGGTACGACTCGCCACGCGGCTTCAGCAGCTCACGCACCTCATCGAGTGACAACAGGCTGTGGTCAGTAAGGCGCAGCAAGCTCAGTATCCGCGAAAACACCTCCCGGGATCGGGCTTTATTAAAATCTTCAAAGGCCTCGTTTTTCAATCGGTCACTCATAGCTTTCCTCCGTGTCGAGGACATAATGGTCGTATACATTGATAATAGTCGTATCGTGATAATGATGTATACGCTGGGCATTAATGTCGTACAGATGTATATGCCCATGAAGCATAAACCGGGGACGGAATCGACGGATAAACCAGCGAAACACCTTGAATCCGCGATGACATGGATCCGGACGATCCCCGATCTCGAAGGGTGATGCGTGGGTCAGCAGTATATCAAGGTACCGTCCATGCACGACCCGATTCCAGATCAGCCGCGGCAGCATCCGCAGCATTTTGGCAAGCATCTGCAGTTCAGTGAACTGATTCAGTCCATTGTTGTAGCGTTTGCTGCCGCCCAGGCCTGCCAGTATCAAGCCGTTCCTCCGGACAACCCGGCCGCCAATATAGGTGCTGCCGAAATAGTTGCGCAGGTTGGGCGAGAGACTGGGGGTGAGCCTGGTAAGATTGCGGGGTGCACCGCCACGACGGAAACGGTACAGTTCCTGCAGGTTGTGATTGCCGAACACAAAGAGTACCGGCTTGTTCAGCACGCTGGACAGGAATCCGAGGTATTCCATTGGCAGATCCCCAGCACTTATCACCATCTCTACCGAATCGAATCGTTCTTTGGCATTTACGCTGTATACCAGCGGGTCAATATGATCGGCGACGCACAGTATTTTCATAAGGTGTTATACGCTCACCTGTTTCAGCAGGCCCTGCAGCTTCTCCTTGTCAACGAGATCGATCGGGCGGTTTTCCACAAAATCCATTGCCATGCGAGAAAAATTGGCGCTGCTGACGACAACCCCGCGATTAATACCCTGGGTCTTCATTTCCTCGTGCATGGCACGTAGGGTAGACTCGTCTATAAGCTCAGTCGCCTGAAAAAAGCGGATAATCTTTGGCAGTTTGCGGGCATTGCGCCATTTGCTTTGCCCCTCTACCGCGATTACCTCGCAGCCGCCCTGGATTGGATTGATATCACGAACCGTGAGTCCCATGCGTTCAACTATGCGACGACACATTTCCTGCAGTTCATCCTGACCGGCGATCAGGTAATCCTTGATACGGTCATCGGTTCTGAACTCTTGATACTGCGACAGTTTTTCGGCGACATCCCGGAACCCCGGTTTTTTGGCATAGATCTTTTCCCATTGTCCGATTGCCGCTTCGAAATTTCTGAGCTTTTCATATGCAGCAGCAAGAAAATAGCGACCATACAGGATCTCCGGGGCGTTGGGGTCCTCTGCCAGCTTGATAGCACGTTCGAGTTCTGCCACAGCCCGGTCAATGTTGTTGCTCTGCAGATAACAGGCACCGCGCTCAACCAGGGCTTTGGTTTTGAATTCAGGGGATTTTTGCGCTTTTTCAAAGGCCACCAGGGCAGCCACATAGTCCTGCTGTTCCTTTTGCAGTTTGCCAAGGTAGTAGTAGGATGCATGGTTATCCGGGTCGAAGCGAATGGCCAGCTCGAGCTCCTTCTTGGCCTCCACCGGTCGCTTGGCGCGATACAGCAGGAATCCCAGGTGATAGTGTGCACCGCCGTGTCGCGGGTCGAGTTCCAGGGCCTTGCGATAGTAATTGGCTGCTTTGTCGGTACGCTCGCGAATCTCGAACAACAGGCCGACATTGTAGTAATGTTGGGCATTGTTCGGTTCCGCATTTACCAGCAGCAGGTATTCCTTGAGGGCTTCCTCATGCTGATTGAAGTTTTTAAACAGAGTCGCTATTCTGGTACGAAACGGCACCTCGGGACAGTAGCCGCCGAAATTGCTGATCTGGTTGACGATCTTGTACTCCATCAGGGCCAGTTCGTGCTTGCCGTCCTGTTCGTAGGCCTGCCCCAGCAGATAATGCGCCTCGGGATTCCTGCTTTCCTTGGCGATAAGCTGTTTGGCGAGTTTGATGGCCGCGCTGGTTTTTTTCTGTTTGATATACTCGGCCAGGGTAGCCATACGTTTGGGCGCTACCAGGGAGCGAACAATAAAAAAGGTTATGAAACCTATGGCTACACCGAGGATTATAATTAGTACAACAACTATTGGCATTTTTTGTCCCGACTTCCTTTTTACTAGGCTGTTTAAGCCTACTTACTTTTCCGGGCTGTGTCAAACTTTACGTCTCCTAAGGAGGGCGGCATGAATTCAGGAAAACCGCATCACTACCGACTGCTGTGGATAGTGGTGCTGCTGGCACTGGCGGTGGCCCAGCCGATTGCTGCAGATTTCTTTGACCGCGGTGAACGGGCGTTTTTGAACAACGAACCGGAAGATGCCGCTGCCTTGCTGGAAGTAGCAATCCAGAATCAGCCGGGACGCTCACAGGCCTATATCTATCTCGGGATTGCCTATACCCAGCTTGGCTATCTGGAACGGGCAGCCGATATCCTTACCCGCGGTATAGAACGAGGTGTCGATAAAAAAGAACAGCTCTATCATAATCTGGGTATAGTCCGGCATAAGCTTGGTGACCCGGAGGGTGCCGAGGAGGCGTATCGCCAAGCGGTGCGACACAACAGCAGCTACAGCCCGTCTTATCTGAACCGGGCCAACCTGCGGGTCAGACAGGGGGGGTATCAGGATGCCCTGCAGGATTATCGGGTGTATCTTAATCTGGCTCCCGACGGTCCGGAA comes from the Spirochaeta africana DSM 8902 genome and includes:
- a CDS encoding tetratricopeptide repeat protein — protein: MNSGKPHHYRLLWIVVLLALAVAQPIAADFFDRGERAFLNNEPEDAAALLEVAIQNQPGRSQAYIYLGIAYTQLGYLERAADILTRGIERGVDKKEQLYHNLGIVRHKLGDPEGAEEAYRQAVRHNSSYSPSYLNRANLRVRQGGYQDALQDYRVYLNLAPDGPESDNVRRMIAALENEIADERARAERERVAREEAERQAEREAEEERRRQEEERLAAEQRRQELLGSVLESLEGTGREADPLGAATEDFEDFDFELGREN
- a CDS encoding tetratricopeptide repeat protein, whose amino-acid sequence is MPIVVVLIIILGVAIGFITFFIVRSLVAPKRMATLAEYIKQKKTSAAIKLAKQLIAKESRNPEAHYLLGQAYEQDGKHELALMEYKIVNQISNFGGYCPEVPFRTRIATLFKNFNQHEEALKEYLLLVNAEPNNAQHYYNVGLLFEIRERTDKAANYYRKALELDPRHGGAHYHLGFLLYRAKRPVEAKKELELAIRFDPDNHASYYYLGKLQKEQQDYVAALVAFEKAQKSPEFKTKALVERGACYLQSNNIDRAVAELERAIKLAEDPNAPEILYGRYFLAAAYEKLRNFEAAIGQWEKIYAKKPGFRDVAEKLSQYQEFRTDDRIKDYLIAGQDELQEMCRRIVERMGLTVRDINPIQGGCEVIAVEGQSKWRNARKLPKIIRFFQATELIDESTLRAMHEEMKTQGINRGVVVSSANFSRMAMDFVENRPIDLVDKEKLQGLLKQVSV
- a CDS encoding metallophosphoesterase family protein, whose amino-acid sequence is MKILCVADHIDPLVYSVNAKERFDSVEMVISAGDLPMEYLGFLSSVLNKPVLFVFGNHNLQELYRFRRGGAPRNLTRLTPSLSPNLRNYFGSTYIGGRVVRRNGLILAGLGGSKRYNNGLNQFTELQMLAKMLRMLPRLIWNRVVHGRYLDILLTHASPFEIGDRPDPCHRGFKVFRWFIRRFRPRFMLHGHIHLYDINAQRIHHYHDTTIINVYDHYVLDTEESYE
- the recJ gene encoding single-stranded-DNA-specific exonuclease RecJ; its protein translation is MIWEKPPIDRQLVRRLAESYEISPLVAAILVRRGLTEPEDVQFILEEDLRSLHNPFLFEDMETAVDRIMAAIEEGERILVYGDRDADGMTSIALMVSTLEELGADVRWRLPMGDDPYGLTIAAVEEFARDSGTLIITVDCGSTNVQEIRRAEDLGIDTIVIDHHNLQEEIPPALALINPKVPDCGYPFDGLCGCGVTAKVVWALQFARTNWYKEPICLLQVTPGNDSVIVDAVKLRNLVEVERIREFLVAGVVSIQDTRLFGFLQDQQILAYDVPPQQKLLQQVFGQGVEFQMVDTAEEIAGVFPPLRGKSLLRMQQKSRKRRFTGSEDEIDTFCTLFRAFVFRKDEILERRLQSSLDLAAMGTIADMMPLRNENRTIVKAGLRTLANTPRPGLRRLLELQGVSGVELSAQTVAWQVTPVLNAGGRMGRPDLVVKLLLSTEQHEVLSLADEVRGMNEQRKKIGSDAWKRILPAARKSIERFGDRLAIVFDPGIHRGVTGILAGRLARTLGIPSAVVTEVENHAVGSIRSSNGVPVTPILRAVESVFTDWGGHDFAAGFNLPKADVDQLLAGLAAAADGFPFAEQKEEVLQIDAELPHQYLEPGLEAIVSIFGPFGQEHDQLMFLGKNLHIEQLDIVGKSEQSHVKLLLGTSQYKWPAMFWNAAERVNQDFSKGDRVDVVFHLGKNTYQNKTIPQLLIVDIRRVSA
- a CDS encoding M23 family metallopeptidase gives rise to the protein MKLLAAFLVTLLFFVSAAAAADFQGIVLPGSESDFPQGGAIAGHVADTAGSGYTVRLETASGDTEVRVRSFSAYGMEWFVLPLRFDLPPDDYLLRAIPHDPSAVQLDAIPVTVRNRDFPRQEIRLTREVSDLRRTVDPRREEESARLWEILSTTSEDALYHFGSMIIPLNADYRTTSDFAHQRIFLYDDGTSARSVHWGWDLAAPTGTEVVAPGGGRVVLASDRLITGNSIVLEHLPGMYSLFYHMDSLAVAEGDVVEPGAILGTVGSTGVSTGPHLHWELRIATVPVQPNHFLEHPLLDTGAAFPDNVPSNGQPHR
- the rpsU gene encoding 30S ribosomal protein S21, giving the protein MAHIKIDDAENLEKAIKRFKRMVEKEGIIREWKKREYYEKPSTIRNRKKKSMERKIQKKIRKAQNSKNY